Proteins encoded by one window of bacterium:
- a CDS encoding TerB family tellurite resistance protein: MFGSLKQFFDEKLAPAAAVSEEERLQVATCALLLEVAHADDDYSEDEVQTVMAVVGRRFGLSAAETSGLLAVADEERRRSGDLYQFARLVNDSYTRERKLAIVELLWRVVYSDGVLESHEDALMHKLGTLLGVRLDELMALKVQVKRDLGL; this comes from the coding sequence ATGTTCGGATCCCTGAAGCAGTTCTTCGACGAGAAGCTCGCGCCGGCCGCGGCGGTCAGCGAGGAGGAGCGTCTGCAGGTGGCCACCTGCGCGCTGCTGCTCGAGGTCGCCCATGCCGACGACGACTACAGCGAGGACGAGGTGCAGACGGTCATGGCGGTGGTGGGCCGGCGCTTCGGGCTGTCCGCCGCGGAAACCTCCGGGCTGCTGGCCGTTGCCGACGAGGAACGGCGGCGCAGCGGCGACCTCTACCAGTTCGCCCGCCTCGTCAACGACAGCTACACGCGGGAGCGGAAACTCGCCATCGTGGAGCTGCTGTGGCGGGTCGTCTACAGCGACGGCGTGCTCGAGTCCCACGAGGACGCCCTCATGCACAAGCTGGGCACCCTGCTCGGCGTGCGCCTCGACGAATTGATGGCCCTCAAGGTGCAGGTCAAGCGCGACCTCGGCCTGTAG